ggaaaataattgaaataaaaatctgaaatttcATGTGAAGTACGTTTTACCATTTCACTGTTAGCATATTGAAAGAGGTCACTATTAACagctcaggggtgcgtttcccaaaaccatagttgctaactaagatGGTAGACACTATAATAACAATCATTAATAGATGGTAAATTGATAGTTAATTAATCTTTAGTTAATTGTCATTTAACTGTTAGCAAACAGtatttttacttattataaaGTTTACTGAAAACTTAAAGATATGTTAGCATTTCCATATTTTGATATTAGAAGGGAAGGCATGCAGGCAGCTGCTTTCACTACCAATGCTTAAAAACATCCCAAGCTAATGTTTGGTGCACGGAATTTATTGTGTGGTTTTCCTAACCCCCATTTGGTAAATAGATTATCACGGTGGAATAGTATAGCATGCTATTTGCTATGCCACTTTcatctagggctgtagctatcaaatattttagtaatcgagtattctaccaaaaattccatcaattaatcgagtaatcggataaaatgtgtttttgcttaattaaagtgcaatattaattatgcaagagaaaataagactcctgggtctcttaaaatgaacaactaagtttccttttttagaaaaataattgtttatttttaaatgcatagaatgcaatgcatacatcaaaaacaaacatttaattattacccattgtttctctgtctgtacttgttcTGTGAACAATGACAGACAATGacagttgacagatgaattaagtgcatttaagtcccattcagttggggttttaaataaagcattttctgagatgcacattaaacattaaacacaaaacattaatttaatttatattttaattattgaaaattaagtaaacttaactttttggtaaacaaaggggatttactattaaaaataaaacatggaagaaatgttgtgtgataaaaccttaaaaaaaaaataataataataatgttagatttttttttttagtagtaggctatgtacattctgctgaacaatagtaatacatctctgacaaatacttgtctaaaacaggacttttattttgacgggttgacgtacctttacagttctgtgtatgtgatgtgacgctagttttactcaaatcaaacggtcaaatgctcatgaagagactgtcagagcagttctggagatgttgttcatgtgttcacgtcttatttagtgaggcaacagacgctgaaatcaccgcgagcgtcactcgtgcttcagtgtgtgttaataaaggaagacgcgcttctgctccattcattaacacagaacatgcaggattcatatttaaatagactgttccggcttaatatttacagatattagtccatatcgtgatttgatgtaagtgcaatgacctatttttaattaagtcattcaaaatttggcaaattacgTGTCATTCtgcgtttaactgtaaattccgtttttatgactggattccgtgattccctccacgttttctgcttcgcgcaaatcatagggccctagttgtgttATACCAGCTTTATCTTGCAATCGACACACGCcatgacgttctctttacgtttgcccgcgccctcaaatcaaaacactgctgactctttGCAGTATGCGGTTTCTGTTCTGCGTCTTTCTTATCCcattaaaaaacatattacagtaaCCATATTCCTTCTGTTCAAAAAAAGAGTTGCACTTACTGTTCGTTACAAGCAGCATTTGCCGTCAGGCAGGTAGCTAACATCAACATATTTTTGCTAGCTTACCTGCTGCAAAATTACACCATTTGTGCAAGACTGACAAGTAGATCTATTTTATCCAGTGTAATTTATCACTTACCactatcttgttttttttcttatcctCCTCTTCCTTTCTCTTCTGGCTTCCTGAAGCATAATTCCGCTTCATGACTGCCGAGGAGGTTTTGTATTTTGCCAGCAGCAGAGATCACGTGGTTGGCTGGCTGCTGTCAGCGACTACAGAGAGTGGCCCCCTTGAGAGGGATCCTGATAACAGTGTCATTACACGTTACTGCATTGACGATCAAAGTGGCGCTCACACAGTGTCGTTGCATTTTATTCTTAACCAGTCGTTGTCTTGGGGCCCCAGGCCAGCTCGGGGCCCCATGCAATTGCTTGGTTTGCCTGCCTTGTCGTGACGGGCCTGATCTTGGCATTGCTAACATGCTCTTCCATCAGTCTTATAGCTCAAACAGTGTTAGAAACAGCAAGGACATGGGTTTGATTCTCAGGGAATGCAGCTGATCAAATGTGTACtatcagtcaaaagtttggaataattaagatttatgttttgaaagaccaaggctgcatttatttaaaaatgcagtaaaaatggtACACAGTTGTGTCAACTCAACTTTTGGTCagatatggactaacccaacttttggcttaaaaatgtaatataaaataaaaattttaaaatgtaataaaaaataatccaatggatgggttagtccatatttgtcCAAAAGTTGTCTTGAAACATCccagcatttaatttttttttagagtgtaaattattacaatttaaaataactgttttctattataatatatttaaaactataatttattcctgtgataaaaaATTTCAGcacacttcagtgtcacataattcttcagaaaCCAATCTAATATGCTATTTTGATGCTCAggaaatattattatcaatgttgaaaaaaaaaatactttattcagcaagcctgattaaattgatcaaaagtgatatttaagacatttataatgtttcaaaataaatgctgttctcttaAACCTTGTATTGagtaaagattaataaaaaacatcacggtttccacaaaaatatgaaatagcatacagtgttttcaacactgataaaaataAGAACCATTGTTGATAtctaagcagcaaatcagcatattaggatgataTCTGAGGAATTATGTGGCACTGAAATGTGTTGAAAGTTTAgccttgcatcacaggaataatttgcattaaaatatattcaaatagaaaagtatttaaaattgtaatatatttcacaatatgactatTTTGTACAGTATTTTGATCAAGAAAGTTCAGACTTAGGGAGCAGACGAGAAAAAGCTTCTttctaaaacattacaaaaattaaagtattttaaacttCTGACTagtagtgtatatttttaatcacaattgtgagttataaagtcagaaatgcgcgatataacatttttttctctgaattgtgactttatttttcgcaattctgactttataactcgcaataatgaaaaaaaagaaagtcagaattgtaagatatacaggtccttctcaaagaattagcatattgtgataaagttggtgtgcaatgaatctaaaatatatgaaagtttaatttttatcattagattatggaaaataatgaactttatcacaatatgctaatcttttgagaaggacctgtaaatTTGCAATTGCGAGAAGAAAAAcccaattgtgactttatatctctgaCTTTATAATCTCATAAAGTCTGACTTTGTAAAGTCAAAactgcgagttataaagtccaaattgcgaaatataaagtcacaattcagaggaaaaaaaaacataatatctcgcaattctgactttataactcgtatttctgactttataactcgcagtTGTGATTAAAGATATACGCTTTGCGTtaagagcattgcgttagcaagcgcaaggttgggggttcaaatcccagggaacacatgtttggagaaaattgttagcttgaatgcaatgtaagtcgctttggataaaagcatctgctaaatgtataaatttaatttaataattcgtaattgcaagtttatatcttgcaattctgactttataactcacagcACATAAACATAAAGATAGATTACGATATAGATTAGATTTTGTCTTATTTGCATTATATGTCATATATGCAATGCATTATCACATTTCCACCTCCTTCTCCTCCCTCTTTATGACAGATAGACGGCCTACAGATTGCTGAGTGTGTAAAGTAGCCAAGCAATCTGAGCGTTCCAAATTAGCCGAAGTATAAAGCATCGTCATAAAACCAATTTAGCAACATACTCAGTTTTTATTTTAGGGCATCGTAAGGCCAGTGAGAACCTATGTTTCACTTCTCCTCATCTCCGTCTTTCACTCTCTTGACTTCTTCTGCATCCGCCGTGGCTAATCACCACACGTAAAGTTATGCTTGCATCTAAAAATAATTTGCAGAATTCGTCTGAttggatgatgcaatcaaacaCATGCGTCTGAAATCTGCTTGTTGAATACGGGTAGAGAAGGTTTAAACATGCTTGTTTGATGTGGCTCTATTTtcttaaacaatattttttttcttgttttaaaatatagatatctaaacagtttaaaacaagatgcatttatttgtcattacaCGTTTGCCTGTGCACAATGTAGCTGGCAAAATGTAGGTTTCTCCCTTTATATACCACAAAGTTATAATGGTGCACACTTGCAATGCTTTGTTGATTATGATGGTTGCAGTCAGGACAAATTCAGGACATCTACTTTACTACAATACAGCCTTCCCACAATAAACAATAGTCTCACTTTGTGTCTATTATGCATAGCGAATTAGTTTTGTTGCATGCTCTAATTAAACCCAAACAACGCAAAGCAACAAAGCTAAATCATTCTCATTATAACAAACAATGTTGGTTGCATGCTTGTATTTTAGACAGCTAATgggatttaaataatgttttgttgcTATGCACGATTATCTGCGCATATACAGCTGGCTGAATCGAGATTTATcccattatatataatttgtgatgGTGCATGCATGTGATGTAGCAGTCTAGTTTTGCAGCAGGGCCTACTGGGCTGCATCGGTAtacagagagcatgtgtgtgtgtgtgtgtgtgtgtgtatgtctatgAGGGGATTATGGGCATTTCACACTTTGATCCTGATTACACTGACTGATCAATACAGGTGTCAGCAATACCAAATCCCAACCACCCTGagtctcgcacacacacacacacacacacacacacacacacacacacacacacacacacacacacacacacacacggtgcaGCAAAGCTTCAATTAATTCCACTACAGCAACCAACTAATACCAAGCCTGAGGCCATAAAACCAtcttttgtgcatgtgtgtgtgtgtgtgtgtgtgtgtgtgcatatgacagagaAATAGAGAAAGACCTGAAGACAGTATGAGTCTTTATGTGAGTCATTACAACCTACTTTTGTGCAGCCGTACGTTCAGAAAAAATAATCTCTCAATAATAATCAAGTCTGTCGTTATACTGAAGTAATCTTGCTCTTTTTGCCATATCGTTATTATCCGTGAGGTGTTTTCTCGGCTCTTGAGGGCTTAACCTCGGTTTAACTTGAGTTCTACTCTCAGCTACCTATCCTTGTAATTGCCACTTACATAATACGCACACTTTCTTTCTAGTTTCTTCGggtaaatgtgaaataaatcttaaaaataagATTCTGAGCTGAGTAGGATaccatttttataaagaacaggAACATCTGCACAACATTTCTCTTGGCAAATTTTTTTAACTGCAATTAAATGGCTGTCAGGGGAGAAACATGCTTTTTTGGGTACAGACTGTGTATTTACGGTGGAGTTTAAACGTCATACTAGTTTAATTCTATTGAATTAGAATAGAGGAAAacgttctatcattctgtcagtctatgcatccatccattgttattttagtgttatttattcactattatagtatttattaatattttgaattagcttttattttttgtattttcaattttatttttattttagtttaagtatttatatatatatatatataataattttttttatattttctgctatgcatccatccatctatccatccgtctatataaagcatttattaatattttgaattagctagTTATCAACCTATAAATATTCATGCTCCAAGACTTTTCAAAACTTTCAGTTTCGGCTAAACTTTTCTTTTCTAGTTAAAGATTAcagttatataaatattatatattccttgaatttaaactcattttatttaaacaatgcaGTTCTATATCCTGTTTGCTACTATACCTAAAATCTAATTCAGAAATGTAATTAGAATTCAAAATACATTCTCAGTTCATTTCTCAATGGTTTACCACCCTGCGATGTGTGCTTGTGTTTTGCCTTAGTCTGTCTCTGTACGAGCACACACCGACTAGCTTTTTTTGGAAGGTTCTTTTAGAAGAAATCCATCAACTGTTCTCTTTTGCTCCAGCGACCATCACTCAAAAACTCCCCAACGTCCGCTTGTAACCATGTGTTTGATCAACATGCAAAAGCTAAGCTGTCAGAATGCACAACCTGACACAaatccaaacaaataaacaaacaaacaccagcACATGCACACCATACAAAGAAAGGGACGGCAATTCATGTAAAGGCTGATGTTAGAGTGTAATTCTCCTTCCTCTTATCTTTCACATGGCTGGTGAAGGCATCTGCTCTGCTCCTCCACTTCACCAAATACATTAGGGTTGGGCGATGTCCCTTAAATTGGCAGTTGACGATGTTTACAGTAAAACATCGGGATGGACGATGATATCGtcgggggggggggtattttttaatttttcgttattatataattagtattcgttattttaatttattactttatttattttatttcccaaTTAATGACTCATCCGCGATTTCCAATAGGTTGCACGTGTGGGAAAAAAGTAACGTCCTTCCACTTAAAGAGTTGATACAATGGCGTTGGTATTGGTTGCTAAAAAGGGTACTACTTCGCCTATATGGCAATTTTTTGGATTTAGACCTGATGAGAGTGGGCAGCCAAGGGACCTGACTGAAGCTGTGTGCAAGATCTGCTCATGTGTGATCCGCGCAAAAGATGGGCAGACGACCAATCTTCATGACCACTTGCGTGTTCGCCATCCAGCAGAATATGCCACCTTGCCTGCACGTGCTGGACCTAGCAAAAAAGCTAGCCAGGGCCAGCAGACGATAACTGGGGCTTTTGCAAAAGGCACTAAATATAAAACCGACAGTGACAGATGGAGGCAGTTGACAGATGCGGTAACTCGCTTCCTGGCCAAAGAAATGGTTTCGTTCAATACAGTGGAGAAGCCGTCGTTCAAGGCCATGCTGCATACCTTTGATAAACAGTATGAGCTGCCAGGTCGGAAATATTTCTCAAAGACGGCTATCCCAAACCTTTTCAACGAGGTTAGAAGTAACATCACGAAAGAGCTGGGTGATGTAGAATATTTGGCCCTGACAACGGACATGTGGTCCAGCTGCAATATGATGCCCTACATGTCAGTGACAGTGCATTATGTAAATAAAGAGTGGACACTGCAGTCCAAATGCTTACAAACTTGTTTCATGCCCGAAAGCCATACAGCAGATAATTTGGAAgatgcactgcgtgaggcaattAATGACTGGAAACTACAGGAGAAACAAATTGCCTGTATAACTACCGACAATGGGGCGAATATTGTTGCAGCCATCCGGCAGTTGAAATGGCCATGGTTAAGTTGCTTTGGGCACAACTTGAACCTGGCCATAAACAACTCGCTTGCGCAACAGAGGGCCAGCACAGACCGAGCTTTCGGGGTTTGCCGGGCAGTCAACACTGCGTTTTCGCACAGCTGGCTAAGGCGACGTGAACTGCAGAAAGCACAAGTGGAAATGAAACTCCCTGAGCACTCACTGATCACGGTAATTTTTAAAACCGTTATCTAACAacgaacaaattatttaaaaactatttgtaaaaaaatttaaaaaaaaaaaatattgtttaaattatttaatatgtattttattatttactgcgTCTTTACTGACAGGACTGTGCAACACGATGGGGCTCAAAACGGCAAATGGTGGAGAGAATGCTGGAGCAGGAGCAAGCCATCAAACGTGTGTTTGCCCAAGACAAAAGCCGCCGCCCACTCCCCCAGCTGACATGGCAAGACATAAGTGTTCTGGAATCTGTGAACAACGCACTGAAGCCAGTAGCGGACTTCACAGACATTCTCTCTGGAGAAAATTGCGTAACGGTGTCCTCACTGCTGCCCATGTTGGCCCATTTAGAAGGTGTCCTGGAGGAGTCAGGTAATGATTCCAAACTGACAGCCGACCTGAAGCGTGTCATCCTGGAGCAGATGGAAGGCAGATATGGTGATGACACCATCCAGAGGATGATGCGTTAAGCAACACTGCTTGACCCGAGGTACCGAGGGGACCATATGAAACCTCCCGAACTTCATTCTACAAAATCTGAAATAATGGCCAGAAACATCGAAATTTAAACATGGTCTATGTATGTAAATCCCGCGTTTCGGTCTGAGTGTTGTTCCCGTTTTCTTGTTCTTTGTTGTTCTTCtgtgttttaataaatttgtGTTATCTGAATTACCTTCATTCTTTCATTTGATTTGACATCATGGTCAAGGAAAATTGTCTTTAAAGGTATTTATTAACCAGACAAAAGTTAATTGACGTTCGCTGAATTCTGGGTTTAAACTGCTGCTTCAGTGCAGTAAAGCCACACATCTAATAATGAGCACGATCTCCCGAGACACTACAATAGGATACTAATAATTCATTAATAAGGCCTGTTTTCttgtacaaaattaaaaataaatgtacagtgtTTAACATGTAAAAAAAGACAAGATTCTAACAATGTCAAGATCAAATGCCTCACACCGTATTTTCACATACTAACACACGTCACGTCTCTGGCATAGACTACAGTGAGTATTTAAAATAGCATATATGCATTAGTAATATTCTCAATTTAATTTACAGAGCAATTCCTGCAAAGATTTTAGATTAACTATAGTCTATAGAAGAGACTAGGAttagtgtgtgtattttttacagtctatggtctcgACTCGCAGCAGGGCGGGGGCGTGGCATCACGATGGTGTCTCTCCATCGTGATGTCAGTCAGCCATCACGATGGACGATGATATCACGATATGAGTCTCCATGGCTTCTCATGAACACATGGTGGTCCCACTGTTCCTCACGCTTGAGGGTGGATCGTTCGTCTGAGGAGAGAGATGTTTTGGACCATAAAGTACATAGAGCAGAGCaggacaagtgtgtgtgtgtgtgtgtgtgtgtgtgtgtgtgtgagagagagagaatataatcTTCTCTCTGATGTTAAACATGGGCCTGATTTAGCCTGAGGTCAAAGTCGGCAGCATCACCATTTTATCACGCACAAACTAATGCTGAAATCATTGTATTGTAACTGTGATGCAGAAAGTTAATGCATGTGCTCATGCAGTGtgtttttgttaactaaaattcaaaataattgttaatttaaataaagctgaaataaaatacagtgcaagtattagttgaaaaaattaaaataaactgacttgaCTAACTAAAATGCAATAAGTTTTAGTACCTAAATTACCAaaacataaactgaaataaaaataaatgacagctatatagaaatatacaaaaaataaaaaataaagaaataacaagaTTCCTTCCAACACTATGTAAACTCGTTCTGGCtgaaacataataatataatattaatattggatgaaaaatgtgaattaaaatgaaacaaagttgctgaaataaaatataaaataaataaataaataatgaaagctataaaattactaaaacaaactgaattaaaatgaagactgaaaatataaaataaatgcttattcaaaataataataataataataataataataataataataataaaagttataaaaCTAACACTAGTAAGTTTATAAATGGGTTtaaggaaataaataatattaaagtaaCACTTTGCACAGGGTCACATCTACACTGCATTTTTTTGTCTGCTtcaaattaaaaccattaaaaatcatttttattaattaaaataaagctgaaataaaatataaatattagatcaaaGCTCAAAAAACTTTAAGAAAAATGAGAAATTGCTAAAATAAAATCAGGTTCACTAAAATTGCCAAAACTAAAAAgacattaaatacaatttttgtatttaacaccgagccgagccagataatgactcgttcacgagtcccAATGGATTTATTTCTTGTGCGTTTTAACGGCTAATTGGACAGTGAACGCTGAGAGACCTCCTCATAAAACACAACCTTAGtccagtatttattttaattatttattgtataacCGTTGACATTTCTCTCTTAATCCAGCTTTATCAATACagttttaaacacaaaaatagaTTTATTGACATTTCTAAAATATATCTGCTAAATAATTTAAGCCCAAATTTTTTTATGTCTCATTGCGTATGTTATTGCAATTATGATTAGGTTGTAGTTGTCATTTGATATCTAGTATGAAACGTGTTTTCTCCAGGAAAATTATTTGTAAATCAGATATCAAGTGGAATATGAAGTCTCGTCACATGAAAGTTTAATTACACTACATTATGGTGGTTTGTGGCAACCAAACATTCAAGCTAACCAAGCACCACTGAAAATTTTCCTCAGGCTGATGAATCGTGAGTACACATACAAAGTTATCACTACTCAGatattacaaatgaaaaaaatccaACAGAACAAGCAAGATATTGGGTTGTGATAGACAAACATCTGCTCGCACAGATGCTCCTGTGTGCACGTCCTGTTTGTGATCACtgatgaaacattattattaagaaTAACTCATTTAAAGTAGTACTCAAACCTTCAGGTGTGTGTGACGagtttaaaatatatagtttttttgaaTGACATCAAGTctgaatgcatatatatatatatatatatatatatatatatatatatatatatatatagactaaacaaaacgagataatccatccacctctcaggtgtggcatatcaagatgctgattagacagcatgattattacacAGGTGTACCTTAGGCTGACCACAATAGAAGGCCactttaaaatgtgcagttttactgtattaggGGGTCCAGGGGGGTCTGAAAACCAGTCAgaatctggtgtgaccaccatttgccttttgtgtacatagaaaaagtcttagatcttgggggcaaaaacaaaagtgttgcgtttataattttgttcaataaatttgtataaatttgTTCAAACTCATCATTGATGAGCAAGAGATATGTAATGctaaacttctccaaatctgttctgatgaagaaacaaactcatctatatcttggatgaccAAAGAGAATAcatcttaaaattattttttttttgggtgaactattcctgaaGATGTTTTTGCATGACATATTAGCATATTTCATAATGCAAAATATAACTATgtataaaaaatgatttttttatttattttatttttttcaaaatataattgtattttgggATGATGTATGATTAATATAGTTGCAAATTCACTCATCTAATTGAATGCCATTATGAGATGATTTCTTTGcttaaaaaagtaatttcataGCCTTTAGGGCGAGAATtttattattcacaattttacTGATTTGTGCAAAAAAAGAGACCTTCAGTGTTGTTTTGCTCCTTTTCCATCATACGCAGCACCAGTCTGACTCTTTTAGCTTCTCATTCaacaaatttagatttatttcagAGTGCTTAAACATGCATAAACGTGCACTGACTGTAAAATGCTACGGTCACTTTTAGCCGAGTACCTTCATAATTCAATCAGCTCCCAGTAACAAGATGACCGGTATAAACACAAGTGTTGAGACTTCATTACTTTCAGCTCGGGGACAATCCTTTGTGATTTTATTGGAAAAgccatatttacataaatatgtaaGACCCCAGACTGTGTGGAGGTCTATCAAGTCAGAACACATTAACCTGCTCCACAAACATAAGGGGCTCATTTTTACTGCAGTGTCTGTGGAACAATTGTCTCATTTCCTGACTAAGTCTTCAGGGATAGAAAAGCACAGTGGCGTGCTGTAATGCTCAGGTAGTGTGCAtaaattgatgatgtaacagtcacaaagaccatcactgtccgggccaaccagaagccatagATGTCatgggaggtctacagactcctgaagatgtGGAaggctgccttcagagctggagatgaggtgggcctaaggacagccagggccaacctgtcccgcggcatcagagaggctaagagacagcactccacgaggatagcccatcaattcagtgacagcagagacacttggagcctgtggcaggggatacagaccattacggactacaagcccccattgcggacctgtgacagcaacatctctctgctgaacgaggcGAACACCTTCTTCACTCGCtttgagcagcaaaacagcacaactgcacagaagactccacttCCTCCAggtgaccaggtga
Above is a window of Carassius carassius chromosome 4, fCarCar2.1, whole genome shotgun sequence DNA encoding:
- the LOC132131671 gene encoding E3 SUMO-protein ligase ZBED1-like: MALVLVAKKGTTSPIWQFFGFRPDESGQPRDLTEAVCKICSCVIRAKDGQTTNLHDHLRVRHPAEYATLPARAGPSKKASQGQQTITGAFAKGTKYKTDSDRWRQLTDAVTRFLAKEMVSFNTVEKPSFKAMLHTFDKQYELPGRKYFSKTAIPNLFNEVRSNITKELGDVEYLALTTDMWSSCNMMPYMSVTVHYVNKEWTLQSKCLQTCFMPESHTADNLEDALREAINDWKLQEKQIACITTDNGANIVAAIRQLKWPWLSCFGHNLNLAINNSLAQQRASTDRAFGVCRAVNTAFSHSWLRRRELQKAQVEMKLPEHSLITDCATRWGSKRQMVERMLEQEQAIKRVFAQDKSRRPLPQLTWQDISVLESVNNALKPVADFTDILSGENCVTVSSLLPMLAHLEGVLEESGNDSKLTADLKRVILEQMEGRYGDDTIQRMMR